Proteins co-encoded in one Arachis hypogaea cultivar Tifrunner chromosome 13, arahy.Tifrunner.gnm2.J5K5, whole genome shotgun sequence genomic window:
- the LOC112732385 gene encoding beta-amyrin 28-monooxygenase, with protein MEHSFYLSLLLLFVSFVSLSLFFLFYRHWSPFTAPNLPPGRMGYPMLGESIEFMSTGWKGHPEKFIFDRIIRFSSEIFKTSIFNEPTVVLCGPTCNKFLFSNENKLVNAWWPENVKKIFPTTIDSKLESKRMRKLLPQFLKPEALQRYVGIMDSIAQRHFASHWENKTHITVFPLAKRYTFLLACRLFMSVEDGKDVEKIEGPFHRLASGILTLPIDLPGTAFNKGIKASKFIRNELLRIIKQRKVELGEGKASPAQDILSHMLLTPDEDGHYMNEMDIADKILGLLIGGHDTASAACTFIVKYLAELPHVYDQVYKEQMEIAKSKSEGELLTWDDVQKMRYSWNVACEVMRLAPPLQGGFREAITDFIFNGFSIPKGWKLYWSANSSHKNPEYFPEPQKFDPSRFEGKGPAPYTYVPFGGGPRMCPGKEYARLEILVFMHNLVKRFKLQKLIQDEKIIVDPMPTPAKGLPVRLYPHKA; from the exons ATGGAACACAGTTTCTACCTCTCCCTTCTACTTCTCTTTGTTTCATTCgtatctctttctctcttcttcctcttctaccGTCACTGGTCTCCGTTTACGGCCCCAAACTTGCCACCGGGAAGGATGGGTTACCCAATGCTCGGGGAGAGCATCGAGTTCATGTCCACCGGATGGAAGGGACATCCTGAGAAGTTCATCTTTGATCGCATCATCAGGTTTTCCTCTGAAATCTTCAAGACCTCCATCTTTAACGAACCCACTGTTGTGTTGTGCGGACCCACATGCAACAAGTTCTTGTTCTCCAACGAGAACAAGCTGGTTAACGCGTGGTGGCCGGAGAACGTTAAAAAGATTTTCCCAACAACGATCGATTCCAAACTGGAGTCCAAGAGGATGAGGAAGTTGCTACCACAGTTCCTCAAACCTGAAGCTCTGCAACGCTATGTCGGCATCATGGATTCCATAGCTCAAAGGCATTTTGCTTCCCATTGGGAAAACAAGACGCATATCACCGTTTTTCCTTTGGCCAAGAG GTACACGTTCTTGTTAGCTTGTCGTTTGTTCATGAGTGTGGAGGATGGAAAAGACGTAGAAAAAATAGAAGGCCCTTTTCATCGTTTGGCGTCCGGAATCTTAACACTGCCAATTGACTTGCCTGGAACGGCATTCAACAAAGGAATCAAAGCATCAAAGTTCATAAGGAATGAACTTTTGAGGATCATAAAGCAGAGAAAGGTGGAGTTGGGTGAAGGGAAAGCGTCCCCAGCACAAGACATACTGTCTCACATGTTGTTGACACCCGATGAGGATGGACATTACATGAATGAAATGGATATTGCTGATAAGATCCTTGGCCTTTTGATTGGAGGACATGACACTGCTAGTGCTGCATGCACTTTCATAGTCAAATACCTTGCTGAGCTTcctcatgtttatgatcaagtatACAAAG AGCAAATGGAAATAGCAAAATCAAAATCTGAAGGAGAGTTGTTAACTTGGGATGACGTCCAAAAGATGCGATACTCTTGGAATGTAGCTTGTGAAGTAATGAGACTTGCTCCTCCACTCCAGGGAGGTTTCAGGGAAGCCATCACTGACTTCATCTTCAATGGCTTCTCAATTCCGAAAGGATGGAAg TTATACTGGAGTGCGAATTCGAGTCATAAGAATCCAGAATATTTTCCAGAGCCGCAGAAATTCGATCCAAGTAGATTCGAAGGCAAAGGACCAGCTCCTTACACTTATGTGCCATTTGGTGGAGGACCTAGAATGTGCCCTGGTAAAGAGTATGCAAGATTGGAAATACTGGTTTTCATGCACAACCTAGTCAAACGCTTCAAGTTGCAAAAATTGATTCAAGATGAAAAAATTATAGTTGATCCAATGCCCACACCTGCAAAGGGCCTTCCAGTCCGCCTTTATCCTCACAAAGCCTGA